Genomic segment of Corythoichthys intestinalis isolate RoL2023-P3 chromosome 7, ASM3026506v1, whole genome shotgun sequence:
gggacgtgttgtaagtccgattgagtgtaaaatgtttagttgccgccacattttgtggccaaattgaccgcgtgtgttgagaggagtatttccaggttgttaatgtgcacgcGCATTCgtgcccgccaccacctttgtgtttactgcactgtacaatccacttgtgtgttgttgatgattgtgccgtcagtttgcattgttttacattggcactgatatgctgttaaccataacccaaaattcagaagttttgacattaggcttaatcttagagttagcggggtttaattggtcggtggagttggtttcaacaaattccaagcagtttgtcagatatttgttagtttcagggctccggagtggctaagctagcgcgaaattctgatattcccctttaaattcaatcaccgGAAAGTcacttacatgtgatgacatttttctgccaaaatgtatacgatcgggaaaaattatcgggaatgattggaattgaatcgggagcaaaaaaaagcaatcggatcgggaaatatcgggatcggcagatactcaaactaaaacgatcgggatcggatcgggagcaaaaaaacatgatcggaacaattatattatattatattatattatattatattatattatattatattatattatattatattatattatattatattatattatgttatattatattatatcataattatttttattttatttacttttgttccgtgaagaatccagaaagggttatttgattgtggctttctgaaaaacaatatatttttacatttaggcactcctgctatcgtcacactttttccgtTACAAACTGATCCAGCCCCTCattagagaagggaaaagttatgtggccctcatagAAAGGCCTTGTGGACCCCTCTCGTGCATAACATTAATAGCAGAGTGGCGCAGCGGAAGCGTGCTGGGCCCATAACCCAGAGGTCGATGGATCGAAACCATCCTCTGCTATTTGGACCGTTCTCCAATCATTGCTTGGATATACTCAACTGTCCTCCTACAGTTATAACTTCTCTATTATCTCTTATCAAAatgtattaattaaaaaaacagtcaAATTTTCAAGTTTCACTGTAGGTATCATTAGCATAATATAAATTAAAAGAGTACCAGAGATTCTTCTTTTCATACATTGGCTTTATTTTCCTCCACAATTACCTCAATTGGAACAGTTTGTGCTGTATATAAATAATTTCAACATTAAATAAAGTCTATTCATTATTTGTGCTGTCTTCAGGACGTTTTCTCTTTTCTATCTTGGCGTCTTTAATAGCGCTGCATTACCTGAAGAGAAATGAACAGAtgagaaaatattggatgagccCCCTCAAAATTGAAGAATtatataaaagaagaaaaaaatattaaaaaaaaaaaaaaaaagacatatgaATAGAAAACAGCACAgtacaataaaactaaatgaactACAAAGGATGAATAATATTCAATTCAATCAAATAATTACTTCTCCTTAAAGTAATTAAATGATAACGCAAAATTCAATACCACTTTtcgggccctaataaaaaaTACCGGTACAGTGCATATAATTACATCTATagctatatatacataaaatatcatttaaaaatgaataattatttataataataaattaaaacgaAGTTACTAAtactactattactactaaatgaaaatatttaaaaataaaataaaattcatcataatcaaacaattatttctaaataaattaagtaacaatgcaaaaatatgaaaaccaatttatttattcacaaacaaataattataaataaaacaacaaaaaaataaatgaaataggaGAATtgaattttgttactttttgaaagcagtaaaaaaaataaaaaataaaaaatacgtgTTTTAAAATTTAATGCCAGAAATCGAATAactatgatttttttggggtcacttttgaaaataaatacacacttgattaatgaaaatgaatattgtATAGATATCAACGGTATTAGTTTTATCACACTTGTAGTATACAAATGAACCACTAGATAGCAGCAAACTCTTATTCATCACTTATGCTGTCCTCTTCAGTCAGCAGATTCAGTAAACACTTGCTGCCCCTCATTCCTGTACTAATACTCTCCAAGCAattgtgtgtttttattttctgattgccattgacggctaaagacgtccaattcatttagactgggagggtgCTTTaaagattatttttaaaaaatctggttTTCATTCACAAACTCCCGCAACATATAATCCCTGACACAATGCAAATTTTCCATATTTTATTAAACTGAATTTGtgctatttatgtatttttctagaaaaaaatgactaaaaactTACTTCGCTGAGCCACTGTGCGAAAGCGGAGGTGCGCGTAAAGACGGTGGGCTTCTTTGCTTCGTTGCACACTCTCGATGACACGAAGCTAGTGACGCCTTGCACGTACCAGCGGCCGTCTTCGCCCTGGCAGTTTAGCGGGCCACCGGAGTCGCCCTAAAAAATGAGCGGGAAACTCAAACTTTCAAACAAACTCAAGGTTAAATTCAGACTGATAAGATTGACGGTTATTCCGGTATGGAACGTACATTGCACCCTGAAACGGCACCCCCGCCTGCACAGATCATGGTGGTCTTGACGTTGATCCCCCACCAGTCGCTTTGTTTGCAGACGCTGTGCTGCACTACAGGCAGCAATGCCTGTTGCAGCTTGTTCGGCATCGGACCGTGGCCTGAAACCACAATTGTGCTTCTTTTAATGACATTCAAGCATGATTATTGTATTCTGTAGTGTTGCAGTGATACTAGATAGAATCTGTATCGGTACGGCACTTTAATGTTTTTGGGACTACAATGTGCCAATTCTacatgtctaccaaatttcatgttaaaaGGTCAAACTGGATTTTCATAAAGTCATCTAACAGGTGTTTCTTTGAAGAACCGTTGGAAATTGGCTCGTAAATTGTTGGCTTCAAAACAAAGTAGCAGACATCCTGTAACTTTTTAGATATAGcaccttgagacttttttgtgggtctacccaTCATGGACATGCCTACCAAACTTCATTTTGATAGGTCAAACTGGTATTAGGGGccgaatttttaaaaagttcatcGAACGAGTATTTTTTTGAAGAACTGTTGGGAATTGGTTCTTAACTAACTGGTTTCAAAACAAAGTAGCAGACGTCCTGTAAATTTTTGGATATAGCTccatgagacttttttgtgggtctacttgTGACAAAATTATTCTTCAAAATTCATGTTGATAGGTAAAACTGgctttgggggctgaatttttaaaaagttcatcaTACGAGTATTTCTTTGAAGAAAACTTGGAAATTAGTTCTTAACTTGTTTGCTTCAAAACAAAATGGCTGACATGCTTTAACTTTTGGGATATAGCTCCATGAggcttttttgtgtgtctgCTTGTGACAAACTTGCCTTTCAAATTTCATGTTGATAAGTAAAACTGGCTTtcggggctgaattttcaaaaagttcatcaaccgagcatacagtatatttgaaGAAAACCTGGAAATTAACTTGAACTTGAACTTAACTTGTTTGCTTCAAAACAAAGTGGCAGACATGCTGTAACCTTTTTTATATAGcaccttgagacttttttgtgggtctactaaTTACCAACATGCCAACCAAAATTCATGTTGATAAGTCAAACTGgctttgggggctgaattttcaaaaagaTCATCAAATGAGTGATTCTTTGAAGAACCGTCGGAAGTTGACGCTTAAATTGTTGACTTCAAAGCAATGTGGCAGATATCCTGCACTTTTTTGGATATAgctccttgagacttttttgtgggtctacttaTTATGGAcatgcctaccaaatttcatgttgataGTTCAAACTGgctttgggggctgaatttttattaAGTTCACAAAAGACTATTTTTTTGAAGAACTGTTGGAAATTGGTTCTTAACTGCGGgcttcaaaaaacaaagttgcaggtattctgtaattttttaaaaatagcttcttgagacttttttgtgggtctacccaTTATGGACatgctcaccaaatttcatgttgataGGTTAAACTGgctttgggggctgaattttcaaaaagaTCACCAAATGAGTGTTTCTTTGAAGAAAATTTGGAAATTGGTTCTAAACTTGTTTGCTTCCAAATAAAGTGGCAGACATCCTGTAACTTTCTGAAAATAGCCCCtgagactttttttgtgggtctacttaTTATGGAAAtaactaccaaatttcatgttgataGATCAAACTGGCTTTGGGGCAGAATTTATACAAAGTTCATCAAGTGAGTATTTTCTAAGAACCGTTGGAAATTGGTTCTTAATTTCTCGCTTCAAAAGAAAGTAGCAGACATTTGTAACTTTTTTGAATAgctttttgagacttttttgtgggtctacccaTTATGGACgtgtctaccaaatttcattttgATAGACCAAACTGgctttgggggctgaattttcataAAGTTCATCAAACGAATATTTCTTTAATGAACCGCTGGAAATTGGCGCTTAAATTGTTGACTTCAAAGCAATTTGCCAGATATCCTGCACTTTTTTGGATATAGCTCCTTGAGACCTTTTTGTGGCTCTACTTACTACGGACATGCCTGCCAAATTTCATGTCCGTTGGTCAAACTGGCTTACGGGGCTGAATTTTCATAAATTTAATCAAACAAGTATTTCTTTGAATTACTGTTGagaatttactcttaaattgctGACTTCCAAACAATGTGGCATACATCCTGCACTTTTTTTGGATACAGctctttgagacttttttgtgcatctacTTATTATGAACAGGTTGTCTGAATTTCATGTAGATAAATCAAACTAGCTAacggggctgaatttttaaaaaattcttatGACGAGTTTGTTTTTCAAGGGATCcatacaaagtgtctttagcctCTTGGGCTTTGCTTCTTTTTGATACATCTATTGTTACTTCTATGCAACTTACTGTAAAGGTTACCCCAACCGGTGATATAGCACACCGCTCCGTGGGCGGGGATTTCTCCGGCCACTGGCAGACAAGCAGGGCTGATGCTGTCAGACATGATGGGACTCTTATCCAACTTCAGCAGTGCCAGGTCATTCCTAAAAAAACAAGTAGAATATCCCTTTAACGTTGTGGTACACTAGGTGAAATTCAGTGAAACTCACCCGTCGGATACATGATCGATGTCCCATTTGGGGTGAACGACGATGCGTAGGATCTCACGGATCTGCTCTGTACCTTCCTGCTGGGTCATGTCGTGTTCTCCTAGCACAACACGGTAATTGTCTCCAGGCCTGCCAACAACAACGTGAATGTAAGGGTTAAAAATTATACATTGAGTATGTTGAAAACTTGAtctcaaaaaatacattttgcgcCATATTGGCACGTTATTTCTTAGAACTCCCCGACACAGATGAcgtcattttagtgccgtaACGGTACTACAACAACACCACCA
This window contains:
- the LOC130918697 gene encoding chymotrypsin-like elastase family member 3B produces the protein MLETLGFLLLHVALVLGCGRPAVQPDTNRVVNGEDARPHSWPWQISLQVKHGSRYHHTCGGTLVAPRWVLTAGHCIWPGDNYRVVLGEHDMTQQEGTEQIREILRIVVHPKWDIDHVSDGNDLALLKLDKSPIMSDSISPACLPVAGEIPAHGAVCYITGWGNLYSHGPMPNKLQQALLPVVQHSVCKQSDWWGINVKTTMICAGGGAVSGCNGDSGGPLNCQGEDGRWYVQGVTSFVSSRVCNEAKKPTVFTRTSAFAQWLSEVMQRY